In Shouchella patagoniensis, the following are encoded in one genomic region:
- a CDS encoding GNAT family N-acetyltransferase: MNVTIVKAQQADAKAILHVQKLAYRSEAEIYNDYSILPLHETVSDVEKAFSEYMILKAVASNGEIAGSVRAKKENDQISIAKLMVHPDWQNYGIGRKLMEAIEQEVPGKRYSLFTGSKSVKNLALYQKLGYRIYKEGQLPGEATVFAFMEKTRSSHV, encoded by the coding sequence ATGAATGTAACAATCGTAAAGGCCCAACAAGCCGATGCCAAAGCAATCTTACATGTACAGAAGCTCGCATATAGAAGCGAAGCGGAGATTTATAATGATTATTCAATTTTACCGCTACACGAAACAGTAAGCGATGTGGAAAAAGCGTTCTCTGAATATATGATCTTAAAGGCCGTAGCATCTAATGGGGAAATTGCTGGATCTGTTCGAGCTAAAAAAGAGAATGATCAAATTTCGATTGCTAAATTGATGGTGCACCCGGATTGGCAGAATTATGGAATTGGAAGAAAACTGATGGAAGCGATTGAACAGGAAGTGCCAGGCAAACGCTACTCCTTGTTTACTGGTAGCAAAAGCGTAAAGAATTTGGCGCTTTATCAAAAGTTAGGCTATCGAATCTATAAAGAAGGACAGTTGCCTGGTGAAGCAACAGTGTTTGCATTTATGGAAAAGACGAGAAGCAGTCATGTGTAA
- a CDS encoding NupC/NupG family nucleoside CNT transporter yields the protein MQFLWGLMGVVVLLGIAYLLSSNKKAINWRTILGALALQILFAFIVLWTEWGNTALTFVTSAVQQAIDTSAAGIDMLFGGVLQGEGVGNVFAFQVLPIIIFFSAVISILYHFGIMQFIVKHLGGWISRLLGTSRAESISATGNIFVGQTEAPLLIKPYLGKMTKSEMFAVMTGGMATVAGSVMAGISQMGVPLEYLIAATFMSAPGGLLMAKMLMPETEVSETKDKIDFKVDKTSTNVIDAASNGALDGLKLALNVGAMLIAFVSLIALINLILGTVGGWFGYAITLEEILGYIFSPMAWLIGVPWNEAVQAGSFIGQKTIINEFIGFDALMSSAGEISERTFVIASFALCGFANISSVAILLGGLGGLVPDRRPLIAKYGVKALIAATLVNLMNAAIAGMLIG from the coding sequence ATGCAATTTTTATGGGGGTTAATGGGAGTCGTCGTTTTACTTGGAATTGCTTATTTGCTTTCTTCAAATAAGAAAGCGATTAATTGGAGAACAATTCTTGGTGCGTTAGCACTTCAAATATTATTTGCTTTTATTGTGCTTTGGACAGAATGGGGAAATACTGCGCTTACGTTCGTGACCTCTGCAGTCCAACAAGCAATAGATACGTCCGCAGCAGGGATTGATATGTTATTTGGGGGCGTTCTACAAGGTGAAGGGGTAGGAAACGTTTTTGCTTTTCAAGTGTTACCAATAATTATTTTCTTTTCAGCTGTGATTAGCATTTTATATCACTTTGGTATTATGCAATTTATTGTTAAGCATCTAGGAGGCTGGATATCACGCTTACTTGGGACAAGTAGAGCAGAATCGATATCCGCAACTGGGAATATTTTTGTAGGACAAACAGAAGCGCCTTTATTAATTAAGCCTTATTTAGGAAAAATGACTAAGTCTGAAATGTTTGCAGTCATGACGGGCGGGATGGCAACCGTTGCGGGATCAGTAATGGCTGGAATTTCACAAATGGGTGTACCGCTTGAGTATTTAATTGCTGCTACATTTATGTCTGCTCCAGGTGGATTATTAATGGCAAAAATGTTAATGCCAGAAACGGAAGTTAGTGAAACGAAAGACAAAATCGATTTTAAAGTTGATAAAACGTCCACGAATGTTATTGATGCAGCATCAAACGGTGCACTTGATGGTTTAAAGCTTGCACTAAATGTTGGAGCGATGTTAATTGCTTTTGTGTCCCTGATCGCGTTGATTAACCTTATATTGGGTACGGTTGGTGGTTGGTTTGGTTATGCCATTACACTTGAAGAAATTTTAGGATATATTTTCTCTCCAATGGCGTGGTTGATTGGAGTACCTTGGAATGAAGCAGTGCAAGCAGGATCGTTTATCGGACAGAAAACAATTATTAATGAATTTATCGGCTTCGATGCACTGATGTCGTCAGCAGGGGAGATCTCAGAGCGGACCTTTGTTATTGCAAGTTTTGCACTATGTGGGTTCGCTAACATTAGTTCTGTTGCGATCTTACTTGGTGGATTAGGAGGGTTGGTTCCAGATCGCCGTCCTTTAATTGCGAAATATGGCGTAAAAGCTCTTATTGCAGCAACATTAGTTAATTTAATGAACGCAGCAATCGCTGGAATGTTAATTGGATAA
- a CDS encoding ribonuclease H-like YkuK family protein, whose translation MNKTVYKSARGEWHSFDDVFLQIKAFILSNPQCDYKVMIGTDSQVHARFTTFVTGIVVQRIGNGTWTCAKKVAIERKMTNVYERISQETAFTEEVLSEFTETHQSQLVNIVLPYLYKGANLQFEAHLDIGSSDRNRTRVYVKEMKARIEALGFKASIKPDAFVASSYANRYTK comes from the coding sequence ATGAACAAAACCGTTTATAAATCTGCGAGAGGTGAGTGGCATTCGTTTGATGATGTGTTTTTGCAGATTAAAGCGTTTATCTTAAGCAATCCCCAGTGTGATTATAAAGTGATGATAGGCACAGATTCACAGGTGCATGCTCGATTTACGACATTTGTGACGGGAATTGTTGTACAACGAATTGGGAATGGAACGTGGACCTGTGCGAAAAAGGTAGCTATCGAAAGAAAAATGACAAATGTATATGAACGAATCTCACAAGAAACGGCTTTTACAGAAGAGGTGCTATCAGAGTTTACAGAAACGCATCAATCACAGCTTGTTAACATCGTTTTACCTTACCTTTACAAAGGAGCCAATCTCCAATTTGAAGCACATCTAGATATTGGATCAAGCGATCGAAACAGAACGAGGGTGTACGTGAAGGAAATGAAGGCCCGTATTGAAGCGCTTGGTTTTAAGGCGTCTATAAAACCAGACGCCTTTGTGGCAAGCAGTTATGCAAATCGATATACAAAATAA
- a CDS encoding CotD family spore coat protein, translating into MFRKRPPFEAMHHKPTHQPHQKYIEEYVVQEIQPVITHYVTNKVYRHVHSFPHTQSAIIREKREPSPQHFQRMNRMQRPPR; encoded by the coding sequence ATGTTCCGCAAACGTCCACCATTTGAGGCAATGCATCATAAACCGACTCACCAACCTCACCAAAAGTATATTGAAGAATATGTGGTCCAAGAGATACAGCCAGTCATAACCCATTACGTCACAAATAAAGTATATCGGCACGTGCATAGCTTTCCTCACACCCAATCAGCTATTATACGTGAAAAAAGAGAACCATCTCCACAACACTTTCAGCGCATGAATCGAATGCAAAGGCCTCCTCGCTAA